From one Acidimicrobiales bacterium genomic stretch:
- a CDS encoding cytochrome D1 domain-containing protein, whose protein sequence is MPANQDPNNVYAADTPQGLSSAVAGDVPMIYVPNGLSNTVTEIDPSTYKVVRTFAVGALPQHVVPSWDLKTLWVTNDRGNSLTPIDPHTGLPGTQVAVADPYNMYFTPDGRFAIVVAEALERLDFRDPHTMALVHSLHVPCPGVDHIDYSGDGRYLVASCEFGSSLVKVDVASQQVVGSVSLPGRGQPQDVKLSPDGKVFYIADMIANGVWKLDGDTMRLLGFIATGRGAHGLYVSRDFRFLYVTNRDEGSISLIDLSTGAAVHKWLLPGGGSPDMGNVSADGKVLWVTGRYNSVVYAIDATTGKLLARIPVGAGPHGLCVWPQPGRYSLGHTGIMR, encoded by the coding sequence ATGCCTGCGAACCAAGACCCCAACAATGTTTACGCCGCGGACACTCCTCAGGGGCTCAGCTCAGCCGTGGCCGGGGACGTCCCGATGATCTATGTCCCCAACGGGCTCTCGAACACGGTGACCGAGATCGATCCGAGCACGTACAAAGTCGTACGGACGTTCGCGGTCGGCGCGCTTCCTCAACACGTCGTTCCTTCCTGGGATTTGAAGACGTTGTGGGTGACCAACGACAGAGGTAACAGCCTCACCCCAATCGACCCGCACACGGGCCTACCCGGTACGCAAGTCGCGGTGGCGGATCCGTACAACATGTACTTCACGCCCGACGGACGGTTCGCGATCGTGGTCGCCGAAGCGTTGGAGCGTCTCGATTTTCGCGACCCGCACACGATGGCGCTGGTGCACTCGCTTCATGTCCCGTGCCCGGGAGTGGACCACATCGACTACTCCGGCGATGGAAGATACTTGGTGGCCAGCTGCGAGTTCGGTTCGAGTCTGGTCAAGGTCGACGTGGCATCTCAGCAAGTGGTCGGCTCGGTTTCTCTTCCCGGTCGGGGGCAACCTCAGGATGTCAAACTTTCCCCGGACGGGAAGGTCTTCTACATCGCCGACATGATTGCGAACGGCGTATGGAAGCTCGACGGAGACACGATGCGTCTCCTCGGCTTCATCGCGACCGGAAGGGGAGCGCACGGTCTGTACGTCAGCCGGGACTTCCGTTTCTTGTACGTGACCAATCGCGACGAGGGATCGATATCGCTGATCGACCTCTCGACCGGCGCGGCCGTGCATAAGTGGTTGCTTCCTGGGGGCGGTAGCCCGGACATGGGGAACGTGTCGGCCGACGGGAAGGTGCTTTGGGTGACCGGGCGCTACAACTCCGTCGTCTACGCAATCGATGCGACGACCGGCAAGCTGTTGGCGCGGATACCAGTCGGCGCCGGCCCGCACGGTTTATGTGTGTGGCCGCAGCCCGGGCGCTATTCGCTGGGGCACACCGGCATCATGCGGTAG